A stretch of the Brevundimonas sp. MF30-B genome encodes the following:
- a CDS encoding serpin family protein, translating to MIADHCPGMKAALSTTSALALALTLAACATPPTGSPPAETSSTPSAQAQIGPGDVTGQTLGTRLYGQLASGGDNIVISPVSLMGAFGVVAEGARGETRGAILSSLGLPDRAGLGGELGGLLRGLQSDADGATLSVANAVWVQRDFPLNPVFVQAARANYGAEARPVDFQGAPQASADTINSWVSQATRTRIPDLISRSAINADTRLVVTNAVYFLGDWEQPFNAAATRPEPFYLVGGRSISTPLMYRQGGYRLLETADLQVLDLPYKGDRLSMTVLLPRERNGLSMLERRLDADLAGWLSALDGQDVRSVRVFLPKLQAELSYQLNPQLAALGMGLAFSNQADLRGIADAPLTISQVVHKTFLRIDEKGTEAAAATGVLIEMTGAPASPPPTFRADHPFVFLIRDRETGAVLFMGRITRPEAPPS from the coding sequence ATGATCGCCGACCATTGTCCCGGCATGAAAGCCGCTCTCTCGACCACCTCCGCCCTGGCCCTGGCCCTGACGCTTGCCGCCTGCGCGACGCCGCCGACAGGCTCGCCCCCGGCCGAGACATCTTCAACCCCCTCGGCACAGGCTCAGATCGGGCCAGGCGACGTGACGGGACAGACGCTCGGCACGCGGCTGTACGGTCAGCTGGCCTCGGGCGGCGACAATATCGTCATCTCTCCGGTCAGCCTGATGGGCGCATTCGGCGTGGTGGCCGAGGGGGCGCGAGGTGAAACACGCGGGGCGATCCTCAGCAGCCTGGGTTTGCCGGATCGGGCCGGGCTTGGCGGTGAATTGGGCGGTCTGCTGCGCGGGCTTCAAAGTGATGCCGACGGCGCGACCCTGAGCGTCGCCAACGCCGTCTGGGTGCAACGCGACTTCCCCCTCAACCCGGTATTCGTCCAGGCGGCGCGCGCGAACTATGGCGCCGAGGCGCGACCGGTCGATTTCCAAGGCGCGCCGCAGGCCTCGGCCGACACGATCAACAGCTGGGTGTCGCAGGCCACGCGAACGCGCATTCCCGACCTGATCAGCCGCTCGGCCATCAACGCCGATACGCGGCTGGTGGTCACCAACGCGGTCTATTTCCTGGGCGACTGGGAGCAGCCTTTCAACGCAGCCGCCACTCGTCCAGAACCCTTCTATCTGGTGGGCGGGCGGTCGATCTCCACGCCCCTCATGTATCGCCAAGGTGGCTATCGGCTGCTCGAAACCGCTGACCTTCAGGTGCTGGACCTGCCCTACAAGGGCGATCGTCTGTCCATGACCGTGCTGCTGCCGCGCGAGCGCAACGGGCTGTCGATGCTGGAGCGGCGGCTGGACGCGGATCTCGCAGGGTGGTTGTCAGCTCTGGACGGCCAGGACGTGCGCTCGGTGCGCGTCTTTCTGCCCAAGCTGCAGGCAGAGCTCAGCTATCAGCTCAATCCGCAGCTGGCGGCTCTCGGAATGGGGCTGGCCTTTTCGAACCAGGCCGATCTTCGCGGCATCGCGGATGCGCCTCTGACGATCAGCCAGGTGGTGCACAAGACCTTCCTGCGCATTGACGAGAAAGGCACCGAAGCGGCCGCCGCGACGGGCGTCCTGATCGAAATGACCGGAGCCCCTGCCAGCCCGCCACCGACGTTCCGCGCCGACCACCCGTTCGTCTTCCTGATCCGCGACCGCGAGACAGGCGCGGTGCTGTTCATGGGCCGGATCACCCGACCGGAAGCGCCGCCGTCTTAA
- a CDS encoding NYN domain-containing protein, producing the protein MPADLPSGSTRAPRLAVLIDGENASARIAEALFTEIATMGEASARRIYGDSASPALKGWVEVLPRWAIQWQQNFQNTKGKNSGDIALVIDAMDLMHSGRFDGFCLVSSDSDLTRLAARIREQGLPVYGFGERKTPESFRQACTRFIYIDNLMAPTSEISQQNQRREPVEAVKLIAAAIADMDEDGDGWVTLGGVGSRLRNAYPDFDTRTYGRAKLSDLIRAVPHALEIRTHEGRAPMVRVRPN; encoded by the coding sequence ATGCCCGCCGACCTGCCCTCCGGCTCGACCCGGGCGCCGCGCTTGGCCGTGCTGATCGATGGCGAGAACGCCTCCGCTCGGATCGCCGAGGCGCTGTTCACGGAGATCGCCACCATGGGCGAAGCTTCGGCGCGGCGCATCTACGGAGACTCGGCCAGCCCGGCGCTCAAGGGTTGGGTCGAGGTTCTGCCGCGCTGGGCGATTCAGTGGCAGCAGAACTTCCAGAACACCAAGGGCAAGAACTCGGGCGACATCGCCTTGGTGATCGACGCTATGGACCTGATGCACTCGGGCCGGTTCGACGGCTTCTGCCTGGTCTCGTCCGACAGCGACCTCACCCGTCTGGCGGCGCGCATCCGCGAGCAGGGCCTGCCGGTCTACGGTTTCGGCGAGCGCAAGACGCCCGAGAGCTTCCGCCAGGCCTGCACACGCTTTATCTACATCGACAACCTGATGGCCCCGACGTCAGAGATTTCGCAGCAGAATCAGCGTCGCGAGCCTGTCGAGGCAGTCAAGCTGATCGCGGCCGCCATCGCCGACATGGACGAGGACGGCGACGGCTGGGTCACCCTGGGCGGCGTCGGCAGTCGGCTCCGGAACGCCTATCCCGACTTCGACACCCGCACCTACGGCCGCGCCAAGCTGTCGGACCTGATCCGCGCCGTGCCGCACGCCCTAGAGATCCGCACCCACGAAGGCCGCGCGCCCATGGTCCGGGTCCGGCCGAACTGA
- the putP gene encoding sodium/proline symporter PutP, whose amino-acid sequence METGSLISLAVYFIGMLAIGVYAWRKSTSDVSGYMLGGRQLGPGTTALSAGASDMSGWLMMGLPGAMYATGLASGWIGVGLLAGAWINWIVVAPRLRVYTARARDAITIPDFLDKRFDDKSRLLRIISAIVIVVFFTIYTSSGMVAGGKLFETSFGLDYGLGLWITAGVVLAYTLIGGFLAVSLTDVVQGLIMFVALLLVPIIAMTHSGGPGGVIETVRSVDPQLLNVFRDFSLIGVISALAWGLGYFGQPHIIVRFMAIRSLKDIPTARTIGMGWMALCLLGALGTGLAGLAYATRTGLSVSDPETIFIILADVLFNPLVTGFLLAAILAAIMSTISSQLLVASSSLTEDFYAVFLRRNAGDKERVMVGRLTVLAVAVAAIVLAYAPDSNVLGLVAQAWAGFGAAFGPLIILALTWRRMTRNGALAGMIVGALTVLFWIYAPVLPDGQTLSSVIYEMVPGFVLSLLAIVIVSRLGRAPDAEVVRTFEAVQDELNEARVK is encoded by the coding sequence ATGGAAACCGGATCGCTTATTTCGCTCGCCGTCTACTTCATCGGCATGCTGGCCATCGGCGTCTATGCCTGGCGCAAGTCCACCAGCGACGTGTCGGGCTATATGCTCGGCGGTCGCCAGCTGGGGCCTGGCACCACGGCCCTGTCGGCGGGCGCCTCGGATATGAGCGGCTGGCTGATGATGGGCCTGCCCGGGGCCATGTACGCCACCGGCCTGGCGTCCGGCTGGATCGGCGTGGGTCTGCTGGCTGGCGCTTGGATCAACTGGATCGTCGTCGCGCCGCGCTTGCGTGTCTATACTGCCCGAGCGCGCGATGCGATCACCATTCCCGACTTCCTGGACAAGCGGTTCGACGACAAGTCGCGTCTGCTGCGCATCATTTCCGCCATCGTCATCGTAGTCTTCTTCACCATCTACACCTCGTCCGGCATGGTGGCGGGCGGCAAGCTGTTCGAGACCTCATTTGGCCTCGACTATGGCCTGGGCCTCTGGATCACCGCAGGCGTGGTGTTGGCTTACACGCTTATCGGCGGCTTTCTGGCCGTCAGTCTGACGGATGTGGTCCAGGGGCTGATCATGTTCGTGGCCCTGCTGCTGGTCCCGATCATCGCCATGACCCATTCCGGCGGACCGGGCGGCGTGATCGAGACGGTGCGCTCGGTCGATCCGCAGCTTCTCAACGTCTTCCGTGATTTCAGCCTGATCGGTGTCATCTCGGCCCTGGCCTGGGGTCTCGGCTATTTCGGCCAGCCGCACATCATCGTGCGCTTCATGGCTATCCGCTCGCTAAAGGACATACCGACCGCCCGCACCATCGGCATGGGCTGGATGGCGCTGTGCCTGCTCGGCGCGCTGGGCACAGGCCTTGCTGGTCTGGCCTACGCCACCCGCACCGGCCTTTCCGTGTCGGACCCCGAAACCATCTTCATCATCCTAGCCGACGTGCTGTTCAATCCGCTGGTGACCGGCTTCCTGTTGGCGGCGATCCTGGCGGCGATCATGAGCACCATCTCGTCGCAGTTGCTGGTCGCCTCCAGCTCGCTGACCGAGGACTTCTACGCCGTCTTCCTGCGCAGAAATGCTGGCGACAAGGAGCGGGTCATGGTGGGGCGGCTGACGGTGCTGGCCGTGGCGGTCGCCGCCATCGTCCTGGCCTATGCGCCCGATAGCAATGTGCTGGGTCTGGTGGCCCAGGCCTGGGCCGGTTTCGGCGCCGCCTTTGGGCCGCTGATCATCCTAGCGCTGACCTGGCGTCGCATGACGCGCAACGGGGCCCTGGCCGGCATGATCGTGGGCGCCCTGACGGTGCTGTTCTGGATCTACGCGCCGGTCCTGCCGGACGGTCAGACCTTGTCCAGCGTGATCTACGAGATGGTGCCGGGCTTCGTCCTCAGCCTGCTGGCCATCGTGATCGTCAGCCGCCTGGGCCGCGCGCCCGACGCCGAAGTCGTGCGTACCTTCGAAGCGGTTCAAGACGAACTAAACGAAGCCCGAGTCAAATAG
- a CDS encoding OmpA family protein: MKRSTIRAAALTGVVLAFGVTASGCASHRFVRDNIAVVDARVDQTDANVARVEGTAGEALQRANAAHKLAEGKFLYEVVLSDDSVKFPVSGDSLSPEAEQRLTEFAQRLKSENRNVYLEIQGHTDATGPDQVNQRLGEQRAEAVRRFMSRQGIALNRMATISYGADAPVAPNNTRDGRAQNRRVAIVVLS; the protein is encoded by the coding sequence TTGAAGCGATCGACAATTCGGGCTGCTGCCCTGACGGGTGTTGTGCTGGCTTTCGGCGTGACCGCGTCCGGCTGCGCCAGCCATCGGTTCGTGCGTGACAACATCGCCGTGGTGGACGCGCGCGTCGACCAGACGGACGCCAATGTGGCGCGCGTCGAAGGCACGGCCGGCGAGGCGCTCCAGCGCGCCAATGCCGCCCACAAGCTGGCCGAGGGCAAGTTCCTCTATGAGGTCGTGCTGTCGGACGACTCGGTCAAGTTCCCGGTGTCGGGTGACTCGCTGTCGCCGGAAGCCGAGCAGCGCCTGACGGAGTTCGCTCAGCGTCTGAAGAGCGAAAACCGCAACGTCTATCTGGAAATCCAGGGCCATACCGACGCGACCGGCCCGGATCAGGTGAACCAGCGCCTGGGTGAGCAACGCGCCGAGGCCGTACGCCGCTTCATGAGCCGCCAGGGCATCGCCTTGAACCGCATGGCGACCATCTCTTATGGCGCAGACGCTCCGGTCGCGCCGAACAACACCCGCGACGGCCGCGCTCAGAACCGCCGTGTGGCGATCGTCGTCCTGAGCTAG